The DNA sequence TCTTTACTGGCTGAAAAGAGTGTGCGAATTTGCAAAAGAAAATAACCGAATCCCCATATTTTGGGATGATATGCCTTTAAAACATGGAGGAGTATATGAAAGTACATATAGCGATGAGGTGACTAAATCTGAAGCTGACAAAGCCTGGGAGAAAGGTATTCCAAAACTCGATGCTCTGCTTTCAGATTTTCCTAAGAATTGTGTTTATATGCGCTGGAATTATTCAATAGCCATGCAACCGGGAAATATTCATGCACTCGACTGGTACAAAAGCCGCGGACTAAAAGCCATGATTGCCACGGCAACGAATCCTGGAGGAGGAATGATGTTTGCTGCGGATGAACGGGATAAAGGTTCGGCCTCTGCGGGTATTATAACCATCAAAAGCTTTATACAACTGGCGGCAGAAAGAAAAATCGATGGAGCACTTTGTACAGCATGGGATGATGCTTCGCCCCACATGGAGAATTATTGGCGCGGGTTCATTGCGTCAGCGGAATATTGCTGGTTTCCTGAAGGACGAACACTGGAAGAATATGATAATGCATGGCTTCAAAGAGAGTTTGGAGTAACAATGACTGATTATGTTGGTTTTAACAGACAGTTATACACTGGTTCAGATTTATGGTACGAAGCATTTTTCAGGAATGGTAATCTTTTAAGTGATGAGAATGTGTTGCAAAGTATGATGCGAGTTGAACATTGGCTCCCTGTATTAGAGGGGCAGGAAAAAAAGCAATTTGATTATACCACTAAATTGATTGAATTGCCAGATCCGAAATCGCCAGGTTCCTGGAGCATAAAGTACAAGGACCGACTCGACCGGTCTCTTATTGAAATGAATAATTATAAGGCATTATCAACCAGGTTGGTTGAACTGTATAATTCATCAAAAAGGAAAAGATATTACTGGGAATTGTCAATGGCCTTGTATGATTTTCAAATGACATCACCAAGGTTGTTACTTGCACTTAATCGGTGTGATACTGCTGATAAAGTTAAACGTAATGAAGGAATTGAAAAGGTTCATCTGGCCATGGAGGATTTTAACCGGGTCTGGGAAAAGCTAAAGCAGGTATATGGAAAAACACGTTTTATTTCTTATCCGACCAATTATATCCCCGACAGGTATTTTCATCTTGCAAGCCAGCGTGAGGATTTAAGCTGGATGATTCAGCCAGAAGAGATGTATCATGCGATGATTGAAAAATGGCTGCAAAACCAATAAATTGATCTTGTAAAAATCCATTATTGAGTTTGATACTCTATGGATTACAAATAACAGACATTCTGTAATTACAAAGAACAATTAATATTATAAGATGAATAAAAAAAAATTATACCACTGGTGTAGCATTCCGGTCAATGAGTTGGAGAATCACCCAAAGCTTAAAACGCCCTTCCGTATGGTTAAGGATTCGTCCGAAATGGGGGAAGTAATGGCGCGCGATTTTGTGGAAGAAATTAAGCAGGCCAATCATGATGGGCGTTCAATTAGAGCAATTGTTCCCTGCGGTCCGAAATGCTGGTACGCTCCGTTTGCCCGGATGGTCAACCATGAGAAAGTTTCATTAAAAAGCCTCACCGTTTTTCATATGGACGAATGTCTTGACTGGCAAGGAGAGCTTTTGGCAAGGAACGACCCGTATAATTTCCGGACATTCATGGAAACCTATTTTTATGGCAACATTCTGCCAGAGTTTTCAGTACCTGTGCCACAGCGTTTCTTTCCTGAGCTGCGGTTGATTGACCTGATTAAAGGAAGGATTGCTGAGGCACCAATTGATATTACTCTAGGAGGATGGGGACAGGATGGACATATTGCTTACAACCAGGCCCGACGTCACCCATTTAGCAAAATCTCTATTGAAGATTTACGAAATTCCGGATTAAGGATACAGGAGAATAACCTGGATACAATTATCGCCCTTGGGCAACGCTCGTTTGGTGCAGCTTACCAGTTTGTTCCGCCCATGTCAATCACCCTTGGAATAAAAGAATGTTTATCGGCAAAAAAAATACGTTTATACAGCGATACAGGCAGTTGGAAACAAACAGCCTTACGGATAGGACTTTTCTCTGAAGTTACTGCTGAATATCCAATTACACTTCTTCAGAATCATCCGGATGCGCTGATAACTGCAACAATCGAAACTGCTTCGCATCCAATTTCAGAGCACCCGGAATGGGAATTTAAAGGCATCAACGTATGAGAACACTTAAGTCTGTAAACGCCCGGTGTTACAACCATATTGTGGGAACCGGCGGTATTGGTTCGGGCATCTTCTTTTCGCTCGAAGGTGGCCACACTCTTGGGCGCAACGAGAGCCGGATGGGAAAGCTTGAACCTTTCGGGGATTTCTGCAAACAGCACATCATCATGCACTACATAGCGGTATTGCTGGGTGCAGGCAAAACAGGCTCATTTCATTCTTTTCCTATTGGTAAAATTGGGAACGACGATATTGGCTACCGTTTACGCCTGATGATGGAAAAAGCAGGAATGGATACCAGTCATGTTACGGTCAGCAATAATGCCGCCACGCTTTTCAGCGTATGTTTTCAATATCCCGATCATTCAGGTGGAAACATCACAAGCGCGAACAGCGCCAGTAATTTGGCTCAATCTTCCGATATTGATGCCTATTTTGAAAATTATCAAATGGTCGGTAAAGAAGGCATTGTTCTGGCCGCGCCTGAAGTACCGGTAGCAACCCGAATCCGTCTGCTGGAACAAGGCAGAAAACACAAAATGTTGACTGTAGCATCAGTGCTCTCTACTGAAGTTGAAGAGTTTGAGCGATTGAAAGGCTTTGAGCTTACAAGTCTTTTGGCGGTTAATATCGATGAAGCCCAATGTATTGGTGAGATAGAAGGAGACCAGCCAGATACCGATATTATTGTTCAGGCTTGCACCTCCCGATTACAAAAAGCAAATCCTGAAATGCAAGTGCTGATAACTGATGGTTCACGAGGTAGTTATTGCTATTACAAGGGCCAAACTGAGTTTACGCCCTCCCTACAAACAACTGTTGTTTCAACCGCAGGGGCAGGCGATGCTTTTCTTTCAGGAACCATTACCGGCCTTTGTTGTGGTTTGCCGCTAACCAAAGGTTTTAGTTCCGGAGACCTGAAAGAATTCCCACTGCAAACAGCTGTTGAACTGGGAACAATACTGGCTTCTTTTTCAGTCACCTCGGCTGATACGATACACGAGGGAGCTAATGCGGCATCACTTGGCAATTATATCCGACAGTCAGATCTGTCGATGTCTGAGACGTTTGAAAAAATATTTACGTAAATAAAAATATATGAGTATCCGTTAATATGCCTAAAGTCATTAAAAAGTCATTCAATTGTCATTTAGTAGTCATTAAGTTGCTTTGAAACGACAATTGACAACAGAATGACTATGAATGACAATAATTGACTGCTGCAAAAGGCAAAATAGGTCTATAAACGGACAATCAATTAAAAATAAATATCATGAGCTATAAATTACGATTTGTACAAAAGTTTGAACTGGGCAGATCTCCCGAGTTCCTGGCTATTGAGAAGCAATTTGCCCTGTTTGAAGAGCAATATCCGGAGTTTCCGAAAGGCAAACGTTACCTGCCGCTAACAGGTATGCATCCATCCAATACCCTGATCTGGGAAAGTGATTTTGATTCCCTGGACGAACTTCACAAGGCACATCAATTTCTGATGGAAGATAACCGTCACGAAGAATTATTCCGAAAACAAGCTGAGTATATGCTTGATGCCTATACTGAAATTTACCGCCCGTATGATTCCTAAAAAAACAATAACCTTAAAATTATAAGTGATGAAAATATATCCAATACAAGAGATTATTCCTGAAAAAAACATCGTTGTGTTTTCTCCTCATTTCGACGATGTTCTGTTTATGCTTGGAGGTTACATCCTTGAACTTAAAAAGGCAGGCTTGCTTGACACAAAACATTTTCACGTCAACTTGTTGTTTTCAAGGAGCAACTACCAGGCAGGCTCTGGTTCAGCCAATTTTGATACAAGCCTGCAACGTATAAAACTGGCAACCGGCAACCGGATTATTGAAGATCAGGATTGCCTCAACGAGATGCTTGGAGCTTTTAATTACATCTACCAGATTATCGGAGAAGGGGAGTGTCTTACACGGGGTAAAGCTATGGCTGACAGTGAAATGGAATTTCCTCATGGCATGTATGAGGACTTTTCGCCGGACGATGAACTGATTTTTGAACGGATGAAGCAACGGGTAGGTAAATGGGCAGTGCAGGAAAATACAGCACTGATTTTTCCTATGGCCATCAAAGAACACATTGATCATTTTATTACCCGCGAAGCCGGACTGGTAGTAGCCAAAGAATTGGGAAATACAGCTAAAGCCAAATTTTACTTTCAGGAAGACAAACCATACGGGGGCATAGCAACTGTGGAAGAATTAGGCCGGATTGAAGATTTTATTCATGATAACCAACTGGAAAGCCGTCTGTATGCTTATGATCCACAATCAATAATAGATTTGGCATTTAAACATTACATCAGTCAGGTCGAAGAGGTTTATAAAGCAGGTATTCTGGGTCGCGCTGAATTCTTGAAAGAAAAAATGCAGGATAGCAATTATCTTGATCGGATATGTGTGTGGAAGTAAAATTTGTACAAAAAGTTAAACACTCTAATAAATTAGAAAATGAAAGATACGCTTCAACATACTATACCGAATCACATTGCGTGCTTTAGAGCAAACTTTAGATTATAATCATTTTGCTTTAAACTCTTACCATTATGAACGACAATTATTCACGCCGGAAATTTATCAAAGGAACTGTTGGTACCAGTCTTCTTGTTGCAGGCGCCGGTTTGTTGCCATCCTGTTCCATATTCAGGATGTCAGAAAAAGATTCGAGTTCGATTTACGATGCTAAAGGATTGCCAACAGTCATGTTTGGCAAAACTGGTGTGCCGGTGCCTCGAATTGTTTGTGGTTTAGGTTCACGTTTTTGTCATCTTGATAGTGAAGAAGAGGCTCAGCGGTTGTTGAACTATACCTTAGACCATGGCCTTTACTATTGGGACACAGCATGGGCTTATGATAATACAATTGGCTTGCCTCCCGGTAAAATCAAAAGTTCACGATTAGTCACCAGTGAAGTACGTTTGGGACCTGTCGTGAAAACCCGTCGGAATGAAATTTTCCTTTCAACCAAAGTGACAAGTCGCGATCCGAATGAGGCCATGCAACAGATCGAGACCAGTCTGAAACGATTGCAAACCGATCATTTGGATCAATTGATGATCCACGATGTACAATCGTTAGCCGACGTGGACAAACTCAGCGAAAAAGGTAATCTTATTGATATTTTGCACTACTTAAAGGAGCAGGGATTAACCCGGTTTATCGGCTTCTCTGGACATACTGAATCAGCAGCCATGAAAGAAATGGCCGATCGGGGTGATTTCGATACCATGCTCATTGCCATGAATCACTGGAATGCAGTAAACAACCCTCAAAAACGATTTGAGATGGCTGTTCCTGCAGCAAAAGCCAAAGGTATGGGCGTGATTATGATGAAGGTAGTTCGTCCCAGAGAAACCATTACTACCCTGAAGACTAATGATTTAATTAAATATGCGCTATCTTTGAAAGGGCCTGATGTGATTGTGCTGGGCCTCGATAGCATTGATGTGGTGAAATCGAATATCGAAATCCTGAAAAATTTTAAACCGATGGACGAAGCGAAAATGCAGGAAATGGCCCAGCAGCTAACTCCATTCTTCAACCACGAGAACTTACCCTGGATGCAACCGGGGTATTGCGATGGCAACTACCTGGCGTAAATTTTTACTTGAAATCTCCGTATTTGACTTTTAGTCTTACCCGAAGTAAACCAATATATAATGATGAGAATTAACAAATCACTAAAACCGGCTGACCTTACCAGCAAACTACAACGATTCTGGCAGCTTTCTGATCAAAAAATTCATCTAATTGAAAATCAGTATGATGAATCAAAAGGCTCTCCGGTGTATACCGTTGATGGAAAATATTCCACACGTGGATGGACAGAATGGACTCAAGGCTTTCAATATGGTTCGGCCATACTTCAGTTTGATGCAACAGGAGATTTCAAAATGTTAGAAACTGCCAGGCGAAAAGTACTGGAGAGAATGGCACCTCATATTAGCCATACCGGAGTTCACGATCATGGCTTTAATAACGTCAGCACATACGGAAATTTGTTGCGACTTATGCTTGAAGGCAAATTACCGTTTAACGAATGGGAGAAAAATTTCTACGAGCTGGCTTTAAAAATTTCAGGCGCTATGCAGGCTTCACGATGGACTGCTATCAAATCAGGCGGCTACATTCATTCTTTCAATGGCGCACATTCCTTATTTGTTGATACCATCCGTTCGTGCCGATCATTGGTAATCAGCCATCTGCTTGGCCATGTTTTTCAGGGCGAGGGCGACATAAAGATTAATTTACTTGAGCGAGCTATTCAACACATTCAGGCAACGGCCAGCTATTCAGTATTTTATGGCGAAGGGCGCGATAGTTTTGATGTTTGGGGTCGAACTGCTCACGAGAGTATTTTCAATGTCAAAGACGGGAATTTCCGCTGCCCAAATTCGCAGCAGGGTTATTCGGGTTTTACAACCTGGACAAGAGGACTGGCATGGGCCATGTGTGGTTTTACCGAACAACTTGAATTGTTGGATTTTATCAGCAAAAATGAACTAACTGCCTTTGGAGGAAAAGAAGCTCTTTCCTCAATGATGCTGAAAGCTGCCAAAGCAACCTGCGATTTTTACATCGAAAATACACCAACCGACGGAATTCCATACTGGGACACCGGAGCGCCAAATCTTTACAAAATGGGCGACTATCTGAACAAACCGGCAAATCCATTCAACGACTTTGAACCTGTTGACAGTTCTGCAGCGGCAATTGGTGTGCAAGGTTTGCTTCGGTTGGGAAAATATCTTATCGGAAAGGGTGAAACTGAAGCTGGAACAAAATACTTTCAGGCGGGACTTACCGTGTTGAATACCTTGCTGGACGAGCCATATTTAAGTACCGGCGAAAATCATCAGGGGCTTTTGCTGCACTCCATTTATCATCGGCCTAATGGTTGGGATTTTATTCCGAAAGGCAGTAAAATTCCAAACGGCGAATCGAGCATGTGGGGCGATTATCATATTCGTGAAGCCTGCCTGTACCTTCAGCGTATCATCAATAACGAAAACTATTACACTTATTTCAACTGCCTACGATGAACGAACTTTCAAAACTTTGCATCCATACCATTACCACAAAGCCCTGGAGCATAGAAGAAGCTGCCCGGAATTATTCTGCCAGTGGTGTAAAGGGAATTACCGTTTGGCGCAATGCACTTGCCGGAAGAAACATCAGGCAGACCAGTCAAATGCTTCGTGAACACGACCTGTCGATCGTTTCGTTGTGTCGTGGTGGGTTTTTTCCGAATTCGGATCCGGCAAAACGTAACCTTGCCCTGGACGATAACCGGAAGGCAATCGAAGAAGCTACTGAATTGGGAACAAAGCTGATCGTAATGGTTTGCGGGGCCGATCCTTCGCAATCACTCGAAGATTCACGGAAACAAATCCAGGATGGAATTGCCGCTCTTATTCCGGAAGCTTCAGCCGCCGGGATAAAATTGGCGATTGAGCCGCTGCATCCGATGTACGCCGATTCCCGATCGGCCATTAATACCCTGGCACAAGCCAATGACATGACTGAAGCCTTGAATTCACCTTGGGTTGGGGTTGCAGTAGATGTTTACCATTTGTGGTGGGACCCGAATCTTGAAAATGAAATTGCGCGTTGCGGAAAAAATAACGCATTGCTGGCCTTTCATGTTTGCGACTGGAAAACACCGACAACCGATTTTCTAAACGACCGTGGCTTGATGGGCGAAGGCTGTATTCCCATCCGGAAAATCCGGTCATGGGTCGAATCGGCTGGTTTCAATGGATTTAATGAGGTGGAAATATTTTCAACTGAATACTGGAAGGAAGATCAGTCGGAGTTTCTGCAAAAAATAATTAAAGCATATAAGCAATTCGTTTAAAAGAAATGATCGAATTTTTATAAATATTATAAACAAACTTTACCATGAAAAAAATATTTTTATTCCTTGCTATTCTGATGATTACCAGTTCGTTTTCGACGAATCAAAAAGTGTGGGTCGCAATCGGCGATTCAATAACTTATCTGAATGATCATGCAAAAGAAACTGGAAATCGTGTTACAAAAGGTTACATGACGCTTGTTGTAGAGAAATTACATGGCATAAAATATATCAATCAGGGACACAATGGATGGACTGCGGGTGATATTGCCAAAGAAATCGAAAGTTTGGGATTGAGCAAAGCGGATGTTTATTCCGTGTTTCTCGGTACAAATGACTGGTGGTTCGGTCGCCCCGTTGGAACGATAGATAATTATAAAAACAACGCTGGGAATGAAACGTTTTTTGGTTCTTACCGCATCATCATCAATAAATTGCGAAGCCTGAGCAAAAATGCCCGCATCATCCTGGTGGCTCCAATGCAACGGGTCAACTTTGTTTCTTCTAACGATAAAAAGAACAATGCCTGGGGCTCTTACAAAGACAAGAACGGACAATCGCTTGAACAATTTGCTAATGCAATAGTAAGTATTGCGCAGTTGGAAAAGCTGGAAGTGATTGATCTCTATCACAACAAGCAGTTAAAGATTGAAAACCTGGTTCATTTCGAGCGGCTGAAAAATCCTGAAACCGGACAATACAAAGACTATAAATATCCTGATTTTGCCAATATTCCTTTCAACCCTGAAACAGATGAATATCCTTATCCTGCTGAAGCAATCAATCTCACTTACGATGGATTGCATCCTTCAGACAAAGGGAACGAAATCATCGCCAATATTTTTATTGAAAAGCTAAAAAAATAGAACATAAACATTTTGAATGAGATCAATTTTATTCTATGAAACGAGCATGTTCATTACAAAAACAAACACGGATCAATATTCACATGCGAATTCCATCCGACCTTAAAAAACAAATTATATTCGGATGAAACAACACACAGTAGGAATAATTATGAATGGCGTAACAGGTCGTATGGGAACCAACCAGCACCTGCTTCGCTCTATCGCTGAAATCATAAAACAGGGCGGAGTGAAAATCGGCCCCGGCGAAACCATTATGCCCGATCCGATTCTGATCGGTCGCGATATCAATAAGCTGAATAAGCTTTGCGAACTTACCGGAATCACCAAAATGAGCACCGATTTGGATGAAGTACTGAAAAATCCTGACTATTCAATCTATTTTGACGCGCAAACCACCGGGCGACGGGCTGATGCTGTTCGTAAGGCGGTAAAAGCCGGAAAGCATATTTATTGTGAAAAGCCCATTGCAGTAAGTACCGAAGTTGCTTTGGAGTTGTACGAAATCTGCACCAAAGCAGGACTTAAAAATGGTGTTGTTCAGGATAAGCTTTGGCTTCCCGGAATTGTCAAGCTCAAACGGCTAATTCAGCAAGGATTTTTTGGAGAAATACTTTCGGTTAGGGGAGAATTTGGATATTGGGTTTTCGAAGGTGATTCGATCCCGGCGCAACGTCCTTCTTGGAATTACCGCAAGGAAGACGATGGTGGAATTATTGTCGATATGCTTTGCCACTGGCGGTATTTACTCGATAATGTTTTCGGAAAAGTAAAGGCGGTTTCGTGCCTGGGTGCCACGCATATCAAAAACAGGGTTGACGAAAACGGAAAAGCATACAAATGTACCGCTGACGATTCGGCCTATGCGACTTTTGAACTGGAAAACGGCGTGATTGCTCACTTTAATTCATCGTGGACAGTGCGGGTGCGGCGCGATGATTTGCTGACTCTTCAGGTGGATGGAACAAAAGGATCGGCCGTTGCCGGACTTCGTGAATGTTACATTCAGCATTATGGCAATACGCCCAAACCGGTGTGGAATCCGGATATGGCGCAGCCGATTAACTTCTTCGATGGCTGGTCAAAAGTTCCGGAGCAGGAAACTTATGAGAATGCTTTCAAAGTTCAGTGGGAATTATTCCTTAAACATGTAGTGAAAGATGAACCTTTTCCCTGGACACTTCTGGAAGGAGTAAAAGGCGTTCAACTGGCCGAAAAAGGATTGGAGAGCTGGGCAAAAAGATGTTGGGTTGATGTTCCTGAAATCTAAATAAAATGTAAACAATGAAACAAGTTGCATTAGTTACTGGTGGTAGCAGGGGAATCGGGTTGGGAATTGTCAGACAATTGGCGATGCAAGGATTCGATCTCGCCATCAATGGGGTTCGTCCGGAGGAATCTGTTTGTGATGTCATTGAAAACTTGAAAGCGTTGGGAGCCGATGTTATTTATTGTCGGGGAGATATCTCGCTCCGCGAAGACAGGAATAGTATCATCCACAAGGTAAAAACCCATTTTGGCAGACTAAATATCCTGGTCAATAATGCGGGCATTGCACCGAAGGAACGACAGGATATTCTTAATGCATCAGAGGAAAGTTTCAATGAAGTGCTTTCAGTGAATCTGAAAGGAAACTATTTCCTGACTCAGGAAGTGGCCAACTGGATGATAGAACAGAAGCAGGATGATCCTGAATTTTTTGGTTGTATCATCAACATTTCTTCCATTTCTGCCACAGTTGCATCAGTAAATCGGGGTGAATATTGTATTTCCAAAGCCGGAATCAGCATGGCGACACAGCTTTTTGCCGTGCGTCTGGGTGAATTTAATATTCCTGTTTACGAAGTCCGGCCTGGTGTGATTGATACAGACATGACTTCAGGAGTAAAAGAAAAATATGACGCTTTAATTGCAAACGGTTTGTCTGTTCAGCAACGTTGGGGCCAGCCGGAGGATGTAGGGAAAGTAATTGGTGCGATTGCCGTACGTAGTTTTCCATATTCAACAGGACAAGTATTCATGGTTGACGGAGGATTGA is a window from the Aquipluma nitroreducens genome containing:
- a CDS encoding family 20 glycosylhydrolase, whose product is MLINIRITLVFCLVVFFQMGMIRASEKLPVPFKILPQPQNIELLKGTGLESGKLQNLILKGGLKPPVMGEILSHLTIGKSAEKGSLSLVLDTAFSAFPSEEGYVLTITGGKAEIISRGEAGLFYGCQSLEQLLEDARDFQKPVPSCKITDFPALSYRAVHFDVKHHLDHMNYYYESIDRLARYKINAVVFEFEDKLRYQRQPLVGAPQSISIDEMAALTRYARERHIEITPLVQGLGHATFILKHQEYEGLRELSWNTWAFCPLHEGTYQVLFDLYRDAIEATPGSKYLHIGGDEIGNIGLCPRCKPMADKEGMLSLSLYWLKRVCEFAKENNRIPIFWDDMPLKHGGVYESTYSDEVTKSEADKAWEKGIPKLDALLSDFPKNCVYMRWNYSIAMQPGNIHALDWYKSRGLKAMIATATNPGGGMMFAADERDKGSASAGIITIKSFIQLAAERKIDGALCTAWDDASPHMENYWRGFIASAEYCWFPEGRTLEEYDNAWLQREFGVTMTDYVGFNRQLYTGSDLWYEAFFRNGNLLSDENVLQSMMRVEHWLPVLEGQEKKQFDYTTKLIELPDPKSPGSWSIKYKDRLDRSLIEMNNYKALSTRLVELYNSSKRKRYYWELSMALYDFQMTSPRLLLALNRCDTADKVKRNEGIEKVHLAMEDFNRVWEKLKQVYGKTRFISYPTNYIPDRYFHLASQREDLSWMIQPEEMYHAMIEKWLQNQ
- a CDS encoding sugar phosphate isomerase family, translating into MNKKKLYHWCSIPVNELENHPKLKTPFRMVKDSSEMGEVMARDFVEEIKQANHDGRSIRAIVPCGPKCWYAPFARMVNHEKVSLKSLTVFHMDECLDWQGELLARNDPYNFRTFMETYFYGNILPEFSVPVPQRFFPELRLIDLIKGRIAEAPIDITLGGWGQDGHIAYNQARRHPFSKISIEDLRNSGLRIQENNLDTIIALGQRSFGAAYQFVPPMSITLGIKECLSAKKIRLYSDTGSWKQTALRIGLFSEVTAEYPITLLQNHPDALITATIETASHPISEHPEWEFKGINV
- a CDS encoding carbohydrate kinase family protein, with the translated sequence MRTLKSVNARCYNHIVGTGGIGSGIFFSLEGGHTLGRNESRMGKLEPFGDFCKQHIIMHYIAVLLGAGKTGSFHSFPIGKIGNDDIGYRLRLMMEKAGMDTSHVTVSNNAATLFSVCFQYPDHSGGNITSANSASNLAQSSDIDAYFENYQMVGKEGIVLAAPEVPVATRIRLLEQGRKHKMLTVASVLSTEVEEFERLKGFELTSLLAVNIDEAQCIGEIEGDQPDTDIIVQACTSRLQKANPEMQVLITDGSRGSYCYYKGQTEFTPSLQTTVVSTAGAGDAFLSGTITGLCCGLPLTKGFSSGDLKEFPLQTAVELGTILASFSVTSADTIHEGANAASLGNYIRQSDLSMSETFEKIFT
- a CDS encoding aldo/keto reductase, with the translated sequence MNDNYSRRKFIKGTVGTSLLVAGAGLLPSCSIFRMSEKDSSSIYDAKGLPTVMFGKTGVPVPRIVCGLGSRFCHLDSEEEAQRLLNYTLDHGLYYWDTAWAYDNTIGLPPGKIKSSRLVTSEVRLGPVVKTRRNEIFLSTKVTSRDPNEAMQQIETSLKRLQTDHLDQLMIHDVQSLADVDKLSEKGNLIDILHYLKEQGLTRFIGFSGHTESAAMKEMADRGDFDTMLIAMNHWNAVNNPQKRFEMAVPAAKAKGMGVIMMKVVRPRETITTLKTNDLIKYALSLKGPDVIVLGLDSIDVVKSNIEILKNFKPMDEAKMQEMAQQLTPFFNHENLPWMQPGYCDGNYLA
- a CDS encoding sugar phosphate isomerase/epimerase family protein, giving the protein MNELSKLCIHTITTKPWSIEEAARNYSASGVKGITVWRNALAGRNIRQTSQMLREHDLSIVSLCRGGFFPNSDPAKRNLALDDNRKAIEEATELGTKLIVMVCGADPSQSLEDSRKQIQDGIAALIPEASAAGIKLAIEPLHPMYADSRSAINTLAQANDMTEALNSPWVGVAVDVYHLWWDPNLENEIARCGKNNALLAFHVCDWKTPTTDFLNDRGLMGEGCIPIRKIRSWVESAGFNGFNEVEIFSTEYWKEDQSEFLQKIIKAYKQFV
- a CDS encoding SGNH/GDSL hydrolase family protein, with the protein product MKKIFLFLAILMITSSFSTNQKVWVAIGDSITYLNDHAKETGNRVTKGYMTLVVEKLHGIKYINQGHNGWTAGDIAKEIESLGLSKADVYSVFLGTNDWWFGRPVGTIDNYKNNAGNETFFGSYRIIINKLRSLSKNARIILVAPMQRVNFVSSNDKKNNAWGSYKDKNGQSLEQFANAIVSIAQLEKLEVIDLYHNKQLKIENLVHFERLKNPETGQYKDYKYPDFANIPFNPETDEYPYPAEAINLTYDGLHPSDKGNEIIANIFIEKLKK
- a CDS encoding Gfo/Idh/MocA family protein; its protein translation is MKQHTVGIIMNGVTGRMGTNQHLLRSIAEIIKQGGVKIGPGETIMPDPILIGRDINKLNKLCELTGITKMSTDLDEVLKNPDYSIYFDAQTTGRRADAVRKAVKAGKHIYCEKPIAVSTEVALELYEICTKAGLKNGVVQDKLWLPGIVKLKRLIQQGFFGEILSVRGEFGYWVFEGDSIPAQRPSWNYRKEDDGGIIVDMLCHWRYLLDNVFGKVKAVSCLGATHIKNRVDENGKAYKCTADDSAYATFELENGVIAHFNSSWTVRVRRDDLLTLQVDGTKGSAVAGLRECYIQHYGNTPKPVWNPDMAQPINFFDGWSKVPEQETYENAFKVQWELFLKHVVKDEPFPWTLLEGVKGVQLAEKGLESWAKRCWVDVPEI
- a CDS encoding 3-ketoacyl-ACP reductase, translating into MKQVALVTGGSRGIGLGIVRQLAMQGFDLAINGVRPEESVCDVIENLKALGADVIYCRGDISLREDRNSIIHKVKTHFGRLNILVNNAGIAPKERQDILNASEESFNEVLSVNLKGNYFLTQEVANWMIEQKQDDPEFFGCIINISSISATVASVNRGEYCISKAGISMATQLFAVRLGEFNIPVYEVRPGVIDTDMTSGVKEKYDALIANGLSVQQRWGQPEDVGKVIGAIAVRSFPYSTGQVFMVDGGLTIPRL